The genome window GAGGTCCCTGAATCCACCTTATATAGTCTTTAATCAGACCTGAGGTACTTGCCACAAGAGGTTCCGTCCCACCGGTTGGTTTCCGCAATTAAGTCCTGCCATGTTGAGATTGGTCATTTTTGTTATCGGGTCGGCGGGAATCGTCTGGATTTCATGGCCTACCTTGCGCAATCCGCGGTCTCATGGCTTCTACCGGTTCTTTACCTTTGAGTCCCTCCTTGCCCTGATCCTGCTCAACCTGGTCTATTGGCTGCGGGAACCGTTTTCCGCCATGCAAATCATTTCGTGGTTACTGCTGACGCTCTCATCAGTCCTGGCGGTGCAGGGATTTTATCTGCTATATGTGAGCGGGAAGCCAGTAGGCGGGTTTGAGCATACCACCACCCTCGTCAAGCGGGGCGTCTATAAATATATCCGCCACCCCCTTTATGCGTCGTTACTGTGGCTGGGATGGGGCGTGTTCTTCAAAGATCCTTCGCTGATCGGCGGCATCCTGGTTTTAGCTGTCTCTGCCAGCCTGATTGCCACGGCCAAGGCCGAAGAGGCTGAGAACCTGCGCAGATTTGGTGCAGATTATGCCAGCTATATGAAATCGACCCGCAGGTTCATTCCATTCCTGTTTTAGCAGAGGCCCCGTCTGAAAGCGGAGCCTCGGTATGGATATGTCAGTGGATCATTTGAGTTATGCTGGAGTCAGGCCGGGGAATAAAACCGGCAAGACTTCCCCTGCCGGGCTGCGGTACACATCATGGTACAGGCGGGACATTTCGGTCGCCTCGGGATTGATTTCGATGCAGTGGGTGCCCTGATCGCGGGCCAATTGCGGGAAACCCGCCGCTGGCCACACAAAGGCCGAGGTGCCGACGGCGACCAGCAGGTCACATTGACTGACGGCTTCGGTGGCCTGATTGA of Candidatus Neomarinimicrobiota bacterium contains these proteins:
- a CDS encoding isoprenylcysteine carboxylmethyltransferase family protein, producing MLRLVIFVIGSAGIVWISWPTLRNPRSHGFYRFFTFESLLALILLNLVYWLREPFSAMQIISWLLLTLSSVLAVQGFYLLYVSGKPVGGFEHTTTLVKRGVYKYIRHPLYASLLWLGWGVFFKDPSLIGGILVLAVSASLIATAKAEEAENLRRFGADYASYMKSTRRFIPFLF